The Panicum virgatum strain AP13 chromosome 5K, P.virgatum_v5, whole genome shotgun sequence genome has a window encoding:
- the LOC120709908 gene encoding putative FBD-associated F-box protein At5g56700, with product MGCPSSGLMRRFFSCFSARSSGVAGDDTASDSDGGADIISGLPDDVLSSIVSLLPVKEAARTAVLSSRWRRLWASNPLVLDDMELILSNPSDVGAVAATVSDAMRAHPGPFRSVSLTCYFRDADEHVLRRWVRVLAAKGAQELVLNNIPWAELDLLPGALLECRSLQRLRISDWRFPDTSGAPAVPAALPRLRELVLGSSIIQEQDLERVLASSPVLRTLVFVLSAGVPAQLRLSNRSLGCVVLWHSVAEELAVVAAPLLERIIIHQTSASPCACRWDGSRSMRIKIGSASSVLQALGFLNPTCHELQIGETVIKVGKKVAADAVVPSVKILALSVQFGVRDKARMVSSFLQCFPNIETLHVRSIPDRGANSKDGNSEFWSEIDSVECVKGSINMVVIHGFRWENCEIEFLKSILEGAKVLQKICILQDPNISVSEGDVNGTLSLLASLNKGVELLVILPGQGYGIWKYEVASDLSRNDPFDCQN from the exons ATGGGCTGCCCGTCGTCAGGCTTGATGAGGAGGTTCTTCTCCTGCTTCTCCGCGAGATCCAGCGGCGTTGCGGGCGACGACACCGCCTCGGATTCCGACGGGGGCGCGGACATCATCAGCGGCCTGCCCGACGACGTCCTGTCCAGCAtcgtctccctcctcccggTCAAGGAGGCAGCGCGCACGGCGGTCCTCTCCTCCCGGTGGCGCCGGCTCTGGGCCTCCAACCCGCTTGTCCTCGACGACATGGAGCTCATCCTCAGCAACCCCAGCGACGTGGGCGCGGTCGCCGCCACCGTCTCCGACGCAATGCGCGCCCACCCGGGTCCCTTCCGCTCCGTGAGCCTGACGTGCTACTTCCGCGACGCCGACGAGCACGTCCTCCGGCGCTGGGTCCGCGTGCTCGCCGCCAAGGGAGCCCAGGAGCTCGTCCTCAACAACATCCCCTGGGCGGAGCTCGACCTGCTCCCCGGCGCGCTCCTCGAGTGCCGCTCGCTCCAGCGCCTCCGGATCTCGGACTGGCGATTCCCCGACAcgtccggcgcccccgccgtcCCGGCGGCGCTGCCCCGCCTGCGGGAGCTCGTGCTCGGCAGCAGCATCATCCAGGAGCAGGACCTCGAGCGCGTGCTGGCGAGTAGCCCCGTGCTTAGGACCCTCGTCTTCGTGCTCAGCGCCGGCGTGCCCGCGCAGCTGCGCCTCAGCAACCGAAGCCTCGGGTGCGTCGTGCTCTGGCACTCCGtggcggaggagctcgccgtcgtcgccgccccgcTGCTGGAGCGGATCATCATCCACCAGACGTCAGCGTCACCATGCGCCTGCAGATGGGACGGCAGTCGCAGCATGAGGATCAAGATCGGCAGTGCGTCCTCCGTGCTGCAGGCGTTGGGATTCCTCAATCCAACCTGTCACGAGCTGCAAATTGGAGAAACGGTCATTAAG GTTGGTAAGAAGGTTGCGGCTGATGCAGTGGTTCCGAGCGTCAAGATATTGGCACTGTCCGTTCAATTTGGAGTTCGCGATAAAGCAAGGATGGTTTCTAGCTTCCTTCAATGCTTCCCAAACATTGAAACTCTGCATGTCCGG TCTATTCCAGATCGTGGAGCCAATAGCAAGGATGGGAATTCTGAGTTCTGGAGTGAAATTGATTCAGTTGAGTGTGTCAAGGGAAGTATCAATATGGTAGTAATTCATGGATTCCGATGGGAGAATTGTGAGATCGAATTCCTCAAATCTATTCTGGAAGGAGCAAAGGTACTTCAGAAAATCTGCATCTTACAAGATCCAAATATTTCAGTTTCAGAGGGTGACGTCAATGGTACGCTAAGCTTACTGGCCTCACTGAACAAGGGCGTTGAACTGCTGGTGATATTGCCAGGTCAAGGTTATGGCATTTGGAAATATGAAGTGGCTTCTGATCTTTCTCGTAATGACCCATTTGATTGCCAGAATTAA